From Montipora foliosa isolate CH-2021 chromosome 6, ASM3666993v2, whole genome shotgun sequence, a single genomic window includes:
- the LOC138007007 gene encoding uncharacterized protein: MKRDPLEGCQNHVLETGQPLSYSALKSGLLKASSLKDLRNLPSAKQSRPKESRIRSPFWRFSGTIKGIRFPKASSKNGSISSDSGEGSLSDAQSTNKETMKSILKNSEQSNMRRGSEEDSVEKPMKKKPQHLTFRKQPRRFSSPTVSQSTQTFDFNFQEDGASPFNSMVKDLSKRQRVSSLPDALFGSDNRIRTTNIRGSREIGIGCLEEDDEEGQYGNEIRKCLDFTYPQSTHAKKSSVLLISDQNTNELEFIELNKLLDKETLKASASIPDEEGMTILHRAVQNGFANLVKFLINSGVSTEIRDGEGRTALYLALERGNFDCAELLIRLGANVNCAKKGGRTILHRMVQEGDYKAVQFLVRHGADLNLEDDKGWPALHYALKRKDLKSAALLMTHGVNIHRYTEKRIQEYSMSMEIVNIAKVRMDTETTSKEMTREVTII; encoded by the coding sequence ATGAAGCGGGATCCCCTTGAAGGTTGCCAGAATCACGTGCTGGAAACTGGTCAGCCACTGTCTTATTCGGCCTTGAAAAGCGGCCTACTGAAAGCGTCAAGTTTGAAGGATTTACGAAATCTGCCCTCCGCCAAACAAAGCAGGCCCAAGGAAAGTCGGATTCGATCACCTTTTTGGCGATTTTCCGGAACTATCAAAGGAATACGGTTCCCCAAGGCAAGCTCGAAAAATGGAAGTATATCAAGCGATAGTGGCGAAGGTTCCTTGTCAGACGCACAATCAACCAACAAAGAAACTATGAAAAGCATTTTGAAAAATTCGGAGCAATCGAATATGCGAAGAGGTAGTGAAGAGGACTCTGTCGAGAAACCAATGAAGAAAAAGCCACAACACTTAACCTTTCGTAAACAACCTCGAAGGTTTAGTTCGCCAACCGTATCACAAAGCACCCAAacttttgattttaattttcagGAAGACGGGGCATCACCTTTTAACTCCATGGTAAAAGATCTCTCAAAACGGCAACGAGTTTCATCGTTACCTGATGCACTGTTTGGGAGCGATAATCGGATAAGAACCACAAATATCCGGGGATCTAGAGAGATTGGTATTGGATGCTTGGAAGAGGATGACGAGGAGGGACAATACGGAAATGAAATACGTAAATGTTTAGATTTCACATATCCGCAGTCAACACATGCCAAGAAGTCTTCTGTCTTACTCATTTCTGACCAGAACACGAACGAGTTGGAATTCATAGAACTAAATAAGCTCCTCGATAAAGAGACACTGAAAGCTTCGGCGAGTATACCTGACGAAGAAGGCATGACAATTCTTCATCGCGCTGTACAAAATGGTTTTGCAAACCTGGTAAAGTTTCTCATAAACAGCGGTGTATCAACTGAAATTCGAGACGGCGAAGGAAGAACTGCACTTTACCTAGCGTTGGAAAGAGGAAATTTTGATTGCGCAGAGTTGCTGATAAGGCTTGGCGCAAACGTAAACTGTGCCAAGAAAGGTGGCAGGACAATTTTACACCGAATGGTTCAAGAAGGTGACTATAAAGCTGTTCAGTTTCTCGTGAGACACGGCGCTGACTTAAATTTGGAGGACGACAAAGGCTGGCCTGCCTTGCATTACGCTTTGAAGAGGAAAGACTTAAAGAGTGCAGCTCTTCTAATGACGCACGGAGTTAACATTCATCGCTATACAGAGAAACGAATACAAGAGTACTCTATGTCCATGGAGATTGTGAATATTGCGAAAGTACGAATGGACACTGAGACAACAAGCAAGGAAATGACAAGAGAAGTTACCATCATCTAA